The sequence below is a genomic window from Halodesulfovibrio sp. MK-HDV.
GATGGAAAAAAATATCCGCTTAATCCATCTGTTCAACCCAAAATATCGCGGGATGAGTTTGTTGAAAAAGCACGTACGGCTGCAAAACAGCAGGAAATATATGTTCAGGACGGACATAATTTGCGTTTAAAAAGCACAGAGGAATTACCTCTTCTTTCGCCATATGAAGACATTATGTTTGTTTTTGATCACTATGGTGATCCGACAGTTGCCTATAGTATTGATGTTCGAATAGAAAATGGAAAAGCCGTGGTTTTGCCTGACACAACATTTGAGTAAGGGCTATTCAAGAAAGTACTCTTATCTCAAAACGCTAAGACCATCATTTTACCTGTCAAAAAAAGAAAACTGGCGGAACATACGTTCCGCCAGTTTTTTATTGATCAAATACTGAGTGACGAAGCTTAGCTTTTGAACACTCGTACTGTGTAGCTTTTGAGGTAGTGAGTTTCCGGCATTGCTGGATGTACAGGATGATCTGGACCCTGATGACCCTGAATGAGAGTCTGAATGCGGGTTTTAGACTTGGAAGCTGCGTGCAGAAGTACGCGGTTCAAGTCCTGCGCACTAAGATGCTGGGAGCAGGAGCAGCTGGTTACGATGCCGCCGTCTACAACGAGATCCATAGCGAGTTTGTTAACACGCTGGTATGCGGAAAGACCTTCTTTGAATGCCTTCTTGCGCTTAATGAACGCAGGAGGATCTACGCAGATTGTATCGAACTGTGCGCCGGAATCTTTGAGTTCCTGCAAAGTGTCTAATGCGTCGCCGTATACGGTATCTACTTTATCAGGAGAACCGTTGAGGCTGCGTTGTGTACTGCGGCATCAAGAGCAATTTTGGAAGCGTCGAGGAAGGTAACTTCTTTTGCGCCAGCTTTAACAGCGTTACAGCCGAAGCTGCCAGCGTAACAGAATGCATCCAGAACGCGTTTGCCTTTACAGAAAGAAGCGAAGTCACGGCGGTTGGTACGCTGATCGTAGAACCATCCGGTTTTCTGGCCTTCAATCATAGGCACTTCAAATTTTACACCGTTTTCTTCAATAGCGATTTTAGCAGGAACGGTGCCTACTGCCTGCTCAACATAACGGTCGAGACCTTCGAGCGGGCGGTTTGCAGAGTCGTTACGGTAAAGAATCGCTTTAGGGCGCAGAATATTGCAGAGAACAGATGTAATCTGGTCTTTCATTTTTTCCATACCAGCAGTGGTAAGCTGCACTACAAGCAGGTCGTCGTAGCGGTCGATTACCAGACCCGGGAGGAAGTCGCCTTCAGCGAAAACCATACGGTAGAATGGTCTGTCGAACATGGACTCACGCAGGGTAAGTGCCTGAGAGATGCGCTTATCGAGAAGTGCTTCAGTGAGTCCTTCGTGAGGACGTGTGCTGATCATTCGAGCGCAAATGAGTGAGTTCGGGTTCACGTATGCTGAGCCGATTGGACGCCCTTGAGCGTTGACAATAACGGCGCTTTCACCCGGTTCGAATTCTTTGATAGGGCTTTTTTGGGTATCTACTTCGTTGCTGAATATCCAGAGGTGGCCGAGGCGGATACGACGGTCTTCACCTTTCTTGAGAATTAATTGTTTCATCTGTTCTATTCGGTTTCCTGTAAACCGTACTGTTAGGTTTGGGTTCGCTTGCGCGCCCCAGTATTGTGTGAATGCCAGAAGCTATAAACTTCTGGCAGGCTTTGTACGGAGATAGCCTCTGGCAGGTCTTCGACGAGCCTCCGGCGGCCAGAGAACCCTTTTGAAAAAAAGGGCTTCTCTGGACTCTCCTAAAACTTTTATTATGAAGCAACTTGTCAGTTACTAAGTTGTTTTTAGGTACATAATGCTGCAATTTTGTTAGAAATAGTTGCAGTTTTTTCGAAATTAATGTGCTTCGTTCCAGCGATCGCCTATTCCGGCGTCCACTTTTAATGGCACTTCCATCAGGGTTTTACCATCAGGCGCGACATTCGACATGATTTCCTGAAGACGACGAGCCGCAGCTTCAGCATTCTGTGTTGGTACTTCAAGTACCAATTCATCGTGAATCTGAAGGATAAGCTGAGCATCAAGTTGCTTGAGCTGCTGGTCTTCCGCTGTTTTGATCATGGCGATCTTAATGATATCAGCGGCGCTGCCCTGAATAACAGTATTGATGGCCTGTCTGCGTGCCTGTGACTGCATCATGTTGTTGCCGGACGTAATCTCCGGCAGATACCGGCGTCGGCTTGCAAGTGTTGCCACGTATCCATGCAGCTTAGTGTCTTCTTCTACCTTGTCGTAAAATTCTTTCAAATGCTGTAATTTTTCAAAGTAGCGGGAGATGAACTCTTTTGCTTCTGTAAGAGTAATTTTGAGTTCGCCAGCTAATTTTTGTGGACCCATGCCATAGATGAGTCCGAAGTTGATCGTCTTCGCATCGCGTCGCTGATCTGCAGTGACGTCTTCTGCTGCTGCATCGAAGAGGAGCGCGGCAGTACTGCTGTGAATATCTTTGTCATGCTTAAATGCATCCAGCAGGGTTGGGTCTTGCGAGCAATGTGCAAGTACTCGTAGTTCAACCTGTGAGTAATCAGCAGATACGAGTTTTTTACCTTCTGCTGCGAGGAAACAACTGCGCATACGGGTACCAAATTCACCGCGTGCTGGAATGTTTTGCAAGTTCGGGTTGCTTGAAGACAAGCGACCGGTTGCTGTTGCAAGCTGGTTGAATGTAGTGTGGATGCGGTCATTTTCGTCTGCAAGCTTTGGCAGTGGCTCGAGATAGGTGGAACGTAGTTTTTCGAGTTTTCTGTATTCCAGAATCAGATCAATAATTTTGTGTTCGCCAGCCAATTTTTCAAGAACAGCCTGTGATGTGGAAGCCTGACCACCGCTTGTTTTTGTTTTGGAAGCAAGACCTAAATCTTCGAACAAAATTTTGCCGAGCTGTTGTGCAGAACGGATATTGAACGGCTTGCCAGCGATGTCGTAGATGGAACGGGTCAGATTGTCGAGGTCTGCCTGCACTTCTACAAGGAACTCTGCAAAGGCTGCGCGATCAATGCGAATGCCTGCTTCTTCCATGTCTGCAAGGACGCCCACAAGTGGAAGCTCAATGTCGAGCATGAGTTGGCGCAGGTGTCCACCGTCAAGACTGCGTTCGAGGTCTTCTGCAATTGCAAGAGCAAGAAGGCCGCCGTTTTTGCGTGAAATTTCAAGTTCATCAGCTTTGCGTGAAAGCTTTTTCCATGAATAGTCGCGATCTTCTGGATTCAGCAGGTATGCCATGAGTCCAAGATCGAGCAATTTGTTTGGATCAATAGAAGACCAACCGGCATGTTGACGGAAAAGTGCTTTTGCGTCCGGTGTGATGATCTGTTTTGCGGCGTCGCAAAATTCTGCAAGTTCGTCCATTTTACCAGCGTAGAGAAACTCTGTCTGGTCAATGGCAACAAGCACTGAATTGCTTTCTGTTTGGTCAGCGAGCAATACTGCCACACGTTTGTCTTTGCATGAAGTCAGCCCTGTTACATCATTAACAGACATTGCAGGGCGTGCATCAGGTTCATCGGGAAGAGTGCTTTCGCCGCCGCCAAAGAGACCGAGCTGATCGGTTGCGACTTTCTTCTTTTTAGGTGCAGGAGCTGGTTCATTTGCATGTGAAAGTGCATTTACTTCACGAACCAATGCACGGAGCTCGTAGCCATTGACGAAATCGAGGACAGTGTCACGAGCGATTGGCTTTAGTTTGAAATCTGCAAGTTTTTCATGGTCACATGTGCTCGTGTTGAGCGTTGTAAGTTTTCGGTATGTGAACATGTTTTCAAGATGATCAGCAAATTTCTTTTGCAGATTCGGCTTGAGTTCATCAAAACCGTCGCGGATTTCTTCCAGAGTTTTGAACTGAGTGAAAATTTTGTCGGCAGTTTTTGGGCCGATACCAGGTACGCCTGGAATGTTATCTGAAGAGTCACCTATGATTGCTTGA
It includes:
- the polA gene encoding DNA polymerase I, which produces MSLQERLGLTSKPVYLIDGSAFIFRAFYAMQHLKRADGFPTNALFIVSRILMKMLRDESPEYITFILDGRGKNFRHELYGEYKANRSATPEDLILQFEPIKEMVQHLGIHLIVSDGCEADDCIAALANRLKKDNPVIIVGADKDLKQCLDTNVYLWDPGTKQEKLTSLEDFEEETNLTPAQWADYQAIIGDSSDNIPGVPGIGPKTADKIFTQFKTLEEIRDGFDELKPNLQKKFADHLENMFTYRKLTTLNTSTCDHEKLADFKLKPIARDTVLDFVNGYELRALVREVNALSHANEPAPAPKKKKVATDQLGLFGGGESTLPDEPDARPAMSVNDVTGLTSCKDKRVAVLLADQTESNSVLVAIDQTEFLYAGKMDELAEFCDAAKQIITPDAKALFRQHAGWSSIDPNKLLDLGLMAYLLNPEDRDYSWKKLSRKADELEISRKNGGLLALAIAEDLERSLDGGHLRQLMLDIELPLVGVLADMEEAGIRIDRAAFAEFLVEVQADLDNLTRSIYDIAGKPFNIRSAQQLGKILFEDLGLASKTKTSGGQASTSQAVLEKLAGEHKIIDLILEYRKLEKLRSTYLEPLPKLADENDRIHTTFNQLATATGRLSSSNPNLQNIPARGEFGTRMRSCFLAAEGKKLVSADYSQVELRVLAHCSQDPTLLDAFKHDKDIHSSTAALLFDAAAEDVTADQRRDAKTINFGLIYGMGPQKLAGELKITLTEAKEFISRYFEKLQHLKEFYDKVEEDTKLHGYVATLASRRRYLPEITSGNNMMQSQARRQAINTVIQGSAADIIKIAMIKTAEDQQLKQLDAQLILQIHDELVLEVPTQNAEAAARRLQEIMSNVAPDGKTLMEVPLKVDAGIGDRWNEAH
- a CDS encoding class I SAM-dependent rRNA methyltransferase; this encodes MKQLILKKGEDRRIRLGHLWIFSNEVDTQKSPIKEFEPGESAVIVNAQGRPIGSAYVNPNSLICARMISTRPHEGLTEALLDKRISQALTLRESMFDRPFYRMVFAEGDFLPGLVIDRYDDLLVVQLTTAGMEKMKDQITSVLCNILRPKAILYRNDSANRPLEGLDRYVEQAVGTVPAKIAIEENGVKFEVPMIEGQKTGWFYDQRTNRRDFASFCKGKRVLDAFCYAGSFGCNAVKAGAKEVTFLDASKIALDAAVHNAASTVLLIK